One Carassius carassius chromosome 28, fCarCar2.1, whole genome shotgun sequence genomic window carries:
- the LOC132108494 gene encoding phosphorylase b kinase gamma catalytic chain, skeletal muscle/heart isoform-like: MAPVLVFFSWSAGVILYTLLAGSPPFWHRKQMLMLHMILVGSYQFTSPEWDDRSDTVKDLISRLLVVNPEARYTAKDALNHPFFQQYVVAEVRHFSPYRKFKVICLTVLAAMHIYCNYRRAKPVTKEVIKSDPYAVKPIRKLIDACAFKIYGHWVKKGQTQNRAALFENSPKAILLSLAAETEDSSLRMM; encoded by the exons ATGGCACCGGTTCTTGTGTTTTTCAGCTGGAGCGCAGGGGTGATTTTGTACACCCTTCTTGCAGGTTCTCCTCCTTTCTGGCACAGGAAGCAGATGCTAATGCTGCACATGATCCTGGTGGGAAGCTACCAGTTCACCTCTCCGGAGTGGGACGACCGTTCAGACACTGTCAAAGACCTG ATCTCCAGGTTGTTGGTGGTGAATCCTGAGGCACGTTACACTGCCAAAGATGCCTTAAACCACCCTTTCTTCCAGCAGTATGTGGTCGCAGAGGTGCGACATTTCAGCCCCTACAGGAAGTTCAAG GTGATCTGCTTGACAGTTTTGGCAGCAATGCACATTTACTGCAATTATCGCCGTGCCAAGCCAGTTACCAAAGAAGTGATCAAGAGCGACCCCTATGCAGTAAAGCCTATCCGCAAGCTCATCGATGCCTGTGCGTTCAAGATTTATGGACACTGGGTAAAGAAGGGCCAGACACAGAACAGAGCTGCCCTGTTTGAGAACAGTCCAAAAGCTATCTTGCTTTCTCTAGCAGCAGAAACAGAAGATTCATCTCTCCGAatgatgtaa